The stretch of DNA AATGAATGACCCCGAGGCAGAGCCTCGAGGTATCAGTGCAATTTACATACGTCTTTCTAAACATCAAACAGTTTTAATTGCCCACGATATAATTGTTTATATTCCTTTCCCTTTCCTTGTTCTCGCAAATATTTTTTTATTACTTCCTCATTCCCATACTGCCCTACAGTATTTGCATAATATCCACTTGTCCAAAAATTTCCTCCCCACAATATTTGCTTTACTTCTGGATGTATTCTGAAAATTTCCTTTGCCATTATACTTTTTACAGTTCGTACTATTATTTCTACTGATATTTTTGGAACACTCTGAATCAAAAAATGTATGTGGTCTTCATCTGCTCCTATTTCTACAAAATATATTTCGTATCTTGCACTAATTCCTTTTCCTACTTCAACTATTGTTTGCTCAACTTTACTACTTATTGCTTCCCTCCTATACTTCACAGGAAAAACCATATGATACAACAATAGCGTCTTATTATGTCTTTTGAATATATGTTCACTCACACGTTAAAATTACTGTTTTTTTCTTTATTTTTGACCCCGAGGCAGAGCCTCGAGGAATTCTTTTGATTAAAAAATATTATCTGCCTGTAAAAATAATAAAGTATTTCTGAGAAACCAATTTTTTCTTAAAAAGTCCTTTTAGTGAATTACCAATATTAATTTGTAAATCTAAAGAATATCTAAACTTGCTTCTCTTCATTGAACTTCAAGATTCAAGCATTATAAATTTATTGATTTTTTTAAAGGTTGTCTTTCGCAAACCATTCAGCAAAAGAAGTAGAAGTTTCGCAAAGTTTCAAACTGTGAAGTGAAATATTTTTCGGAATGATTTTTTTTATCCTGAATGCAAAATCATTCAGAAGATTTTCGCATGTCGGTTGAAAATCAACCAAAATTATATTACCGAACATTTCGCTTGTTTTGAAGATATCATCTGAATTTATTTTTTCATTTAATACAAGTGCATGGTCAAATTTTTCAATAATTTCTTTTTGTATTATTTTTTTTAATTCGGAGAAGTCAAATACCATTCCGTCTTTCGGGGAATCAGGAGCAGTTTCAGGTTCGCCTTTCACAGTAACAAATAATTTATATGAATGTCCGTGAATATTGCGACATAATCCGTTATAACCTGCGAGAGCATGAGCCATTTCGAATTCAAATTTTTTTGTGATTCTGATTATAGACATAATTAATTTAAATGTGATATTTGGTACTGTATTTTCATTCTATTTTTAAATATATAGTCATTTCATTTTGATTTTATTTTCGTGGATTTTGGTGATTTTGTGCTTTGGTGGCAAAAAAATAACAACCACAAAAGCACAAAATTACACCAAACAAAAAAAATTATTTCTTAAATTCAGATAAATAATCTTTGAACATATCTTTATGCACCATAAAATAAAGCATTTTTAATTTCACATAATCCTCGTGATAGAAGAAGTATCCAAAATTTTTATCATTTTTATCGTTGTTACGAGACCCTGAGCCGGAATCTTTAATTAAATACCAGTCCTTCCCATCTTTCTCGTAATAACCTATTAAGTGCAGTCCATGGTCATCGCCGGTAGTGCCATTACTAAATCTGAATTGTCGTGAATAATCATCAATATAATCAGAAGGAATATCGAAAGTCGGAATAACAGCAATTTGCTTTTGGGTATCATATCCCGCTTCAGAAACATCACCTCCTATTGCAACCGTGTAACCTGCCTTAACTGTTTGTTTTAAAATTTTCATATAATCATAAATAGGAACATTGTAATATTCTTTACTGTGCCACCAGTTGTCCGATACAGGTAATTCCATCTGTTCCCAGAAAGGTTTTTCCATAAGCGAAACTACAAAAACGTAATCATCAGGGTTAATCTTCAAAACATTTTTCAAATATTCCTGTGGAGTCATTTCTTTTCCATCAACAACAACTTTTGTAGGAGGAATACCCAGATAACTATTCAAAATATTTTTTATTGTTTCAACAACTGCTTCTTCATTCCATGCATTTGCAGCTTTTACTGACTGGAGATAACTTTTAATCTCCTCTCTCATTTTATCATGAGCATGAAAAAGTTGTCCCTGAAGCATTCCCGAGTAAGACGAATAAGGAACAACTCCATAGGTCTTCCATATTCTGATAACAGCATTGGCTTCCGAACCTTCACCGATTGCCGAATTCCCTTTTTCACGAACGTAACGACGTGCCTTCTCAACATATTCCCAGTAAACAGTGTATATTTCGGATAATTTAATTTCCTGTTTTGTTAACCGGTATATTTCTGTTTCGAAAAATGAAGTTGCGGAAAAGCACCAGCAAGTTCCGGTTGCTCCCTGAGAAATTGGCGGAGTATGCCATTGCTTTTTGTATAAATCTATATTATTTGGAAAATCGATTCCTGAAAAATCCGCTTTGAAATTAAAATTTATTTTCGGAGGATTTATCTGCTGCTGATATTTTTCAACTCCAGGTAAAATATCATTTTTCCAATAACCAGGTTTACTCTCTAATAAAACACCTTTATCTCTTTTTGCATTCTGTGCAATAACACCTGCTGAAAAAAGTATAGCGGTTATTAATAAAATTTTTCTCATTTTTTATTTTAATTATTTTGAAATAATAAAATTTTCTTTATCTGTAATTTTTTCGCAATAGTGGCAAAGTAATTTCACATCAACCTTATCAAGTACGGTGAATTTGGTCGTAATATTTTCAGAATTAGTTATGCAATTCGGATTGAAGCATTTTACAATTGCTTCAATTTTTTCCGGTAGTGTAACAGTTGTTTTTTCAATAATCTGATATTCCTTTATTTTAATAAGAGTTGCTTGAGGAGCAAAAATAGCAATCTTATTAATTTCATCTTTTTCAAAATATTTGTTTCTCATTTTTATAATTCCTTTCAGTCCGAGTTTTTTGCTTTCAAGGTTTGTTCCGAATAATATCTGGTTGTCAAAATTTTCGAGATTTAAAATTCTGATGACATTGAAAACATTTTCGGAAGGAATGTGGTCTATAACCGTTCCGTTGTCAATGGCTTTTACTACAAATTCTTTCATTTTAAAAAACTTTTAAAAGTTACTTATTCATTATTTTTTTCTACTTACGACTTATGTATTACTACTATTTTAAATTTATTTAACCCCAAAAATAAGCGACATTAAAGCTTGCCTGACATAAACACCATTCATTGCCTGCTGAAAATAATATGCTTTTGCGCTGTTGTCAACATCTTCATTGATTTCATTTACGCGCGGCAACGGATGCAGGATTTTCAGATTTTCTTTTGTACCTGCAAGCATGTCATTTTTTAAAATATATGAATTTTTAATTTTCTCATAATCTATAGGGTCAGAAAATCTTTCTTTCTGAATACGCGTCATATATAATATGTCAACATTTTTGATTACATCTTCAATTCTTGTATATTGAAAATATTTCTGTTTGCTTTCGTTTATATGAAACTTCACCGAACTTGGCAATTTCAATTCTAAAGGTGATACAAGATGAAAAGTGCAGTTGAAATTACAAAGAGCCATAACTAATGAATGAACTGTTCTGCCATATTTCAAATCACCAACAAAAGCTATATGCTGATTATCTAGTTTTCCCTGAGTTTGATTTATTGTAAACAAATCAAGCAGAGTTTGTGTGGGGTGCTGGTTTGCTCCATCGCCGGCATTAATTATTGGCACTGATGATACTTCGCTTGCAAACCTCGCACTTCCTTCTTTAGGGTGGCGCATCACAATCAAATCGGAATAATTACTTACAGTTTTAATAGTATCTCTGAAGGATTCGCCTTTTTGTAAACTGGAAGATGTTGCATCTGTGAACCCTATGATTTTACCACCAAGCCGCGAAACAGCCGATTCAAAGCTCAACCTTGTTCTAGTGGATGGCTCAAAAAATAAAGTTGCTACAACTTTATTGTTTAAAATATCCTGCACCGGATTTTTTTCAAAGAATCGTGCAAGTTCCAGAACCTGTAACTGCTCTTCTTTTGTGAAGTCGTTGATTGAAACTAAACTTCGGTTTTTTAAACTCATCTTTTATTGTTTTATTCAGTATAAATTTATTTTTACAAAAAAAAATCTAACATGATTTTTATTTTCATAAGAATTTTCAAAACATAAAAGTATAAAAAAAGCGGTTAAAAAAACCGCTATAAAAATTTATTTTTTAAATTTTATTTTTTGTTTGAACAAAAAATCGGAAACAATATCATCTAAATCAGGTTTTCCTATTTCCTGCAATTCATAGCTTACTCTTGTGCTTGGTTTTTTTATTTTTAAAATCCTGTTCAAATCAATAGGTGTTGCAATAATTACAGATTCGGCATTTGATTTATTTATTGTCGTTTCGAGGTCTTTTATCTGCTGTTGTCCGTACCCCATTGCAGGAAGCACTGTTCCTATATTAGGATAAATCCTGAATGTTTCCGCAAGTTTTCCTGTAACAAAAGGTCGTGGGTCAATTATTTCTTTTGCTCCGAATTTTCTAGCTGCAACAATACCTGCACCTATCTTCATTTCTCCGTGTGTTAAAGTGGGACCATCTTCAATTACTAAAACTCTTTTTCCTCTGATAAGTTGTGGTTTTTCAACAGTAATAGGAGATGCTCCATCAACAACCAAAGCATTAGGATTTATTTTAGCAACATTTTCTCTCACAATATTAATATTGTTTGCATCGGCACTGTCAATTTTATTTATTACTACAACATCTGCCAGACGCAATGTGAGTTCTCCCGGGTAGTATGATAATTCATGCCCCGGTCTGTGAGGGTCAACAATAGTAATAGCTAAATCGGATTTGTAAAATGAAAAGTCATTATTTCCGCCATCCCATAAAATTATATCGGCTTCCTTTTCTGCCTGACGAAGAATTGCTTCATAATCAACACCGGCATAAATTACATTTCCGCGAACAACATGTGGTTCGTATTCTTCCATTTCTTCAATAGTGCAATTATGCTTTTTCAAATCTTCGACTTTTGCAAATCGTTGAACTTTTTGTTTTGCAATATCTCCGTAAGGCATAGGATGTCTTACAGCAACAACTTTCAATCCTTTCGACATCAGAATTTCAATAACTCTTCTTGATGTCTGACTTTTTCCACAACCCGTTCTCACAGCACATACTGATATTACCGGCTTGCTGCTTTTTAATTGTGTTTCTCTTGGTCCCAATAAAATAAAATTTGCACCTGCCTGATTTACTATTGCACTTGTATGCATGACATGAGTATAAGTTACGTCGCTGTATGCAAATACACAATCGTCAATTTTTAAATTTTTAATCAGTTCAGGTAAAAATTTTTCATCATAAATCGGTATGCCTTTCGGATAAAGCTTTCCGGAAAGTTCAGCAGGATATCTCCTGTCATTAATGTCTGGTATCTGAGCTGCTGTGAATGCCAAGACATTAAAATCGACATTCGACCTGAAGTAAGTATTGAAATTGTGAAAATCTCTGCCGGCAGCTCCAATAATAATTACATTTCTCTTTGCCATAACATTAATTTTTTTAGAAGTTTCGAGCAAATTTAAGAGTTTAAGTATTATCTGCAACCAGTTTGGAAAATATTTTTTCTAAAGTATAAATATTATCAATATATTCAGCGTTATTGAATATTTATGTGAGAAAAAATTGCCACAGATTCACAGATTATAAAAAATTGAAAAATTAAAAAGATTAGAAACTTTTTTGATTTCATTATTTAAAAAGTATTATAAAGAGTTTTCATTATGTAGTTAGAGTATATTCAGCAATTTTAAAATTATTTTACGGAATATTTTTCAGCACTTCCAATAACAAGAGCCAGAAATTATTTACACTTTTTATTTCAAGTTTTTCGTCAGGAGAATGAACATCGCGCATTGTAGGTCCGAACGAAATCATATCCATACCGGGATATTTTTCGCCTATTACGCCACATTCCAAACCTGCATGAATTGCCAATATTTTTGGTTCATATTTCAACACTTTTACGAATGAAGTTTTTGTTATATTAAGTATTTCGGATTTTGTGTTTGGCTTCCATCCCGGATAACCATCGCCTTGTTCTATTTTTGCATTTGTTAATCTGAATGTAGCTTCAACCATGTCGGCAATGTCTTGTTTTGAGCTTTCAACAGAACTTCTTTGACTTGCAACAATTTCTATTTCGTTTTCAAAAGTTTTTACAGTAGCCAAATTTGTTGATGTTTCCACTAATCCCGGAATATCGGCACTCATTGCTATTACTCCGTTTGGACAAGCATACAGTGAATTCAATAAATTATTTTGCGTTTTTAAATCAATAACCTGAAAAGGATTATTGCAGGATATACAACTAATTTCAACTTTATTATCAGTTACAGAAAATTCTTCTTTAATAATTTTATTATAACTTGTAATATATTCAATAAGTTTATTTTTCTCGTTTTCGGAAACCGCAATTGTTGCAAATGCCTCGCGTGGTATTGCGTTATGCAGGTTTCCTCCTTCAATATTTAAAATTCTTATTTTATATAAATTTGAAAGATTCCATAATAATCTGTTCAGAATTTTAATTGAGTTTCCTCTGCCCAAATGAATATCTCCACCTGAATGTCCACCCTGCAATCCCGTAACACTTATTTTAAAAGCAATGTAGTTCTGAGGAAATGATTCTTTGTTATAATTCATTTTTATTGAAGTTTGCTTCCCTCCTGCGCATCCTATAAAAATCTGGTCTTCGTCTTCCGAGTCGAGATTCAATAAAATATTTCCTTTTAAAAAATCTGGCTTTAAGTTGAAAGCACCTGTTAATCCTGTTTCTTCGTCAACAGTAAACAAACATTCAATATTTCCGTGTTCAATATCGTTTGAAGCTAAAACAGCTAAACTTGCAGCAACGCCAATTCCGTTATCTGCTCCAAGTGTTGTACCTTTTGCTTTTAGCCATCCACCATCAATATAAGGAGCAATAGCATCAGTTTCAAAATTATGCTGAACATCGCTGTTTTTCTCGCAAACCATATCAACATGACTTTGCAAAATGACAGTTTTCTTTTTTTCGTTTCCTTTTGTTGCCGGCTTTTTTATTAATACATTTCCAACATCGTCTTTTTTTGTTTCGAGATTAAATTTTTTCCCGAATTCAAGCAAGTAAGAAATTATTTTTTCTTCTTTCTTTGAAGGACGAGGAATATTGCAGATTTCCTCAAAGTATTCCCATACTTTTTCGGGTTGTAATTTTTTTAAGATTGTTGACATAATCATTTATTTTAATTTGTGAATCTGTGGCTTTTTATTTTTTATCGCGAGAAAGCATAGAATTATAAGCTTTGCTAAACTTCAAAAGTTTAGTAAAGTTCCAAAGCTCTGATTATTTCTTCCTCATCGAGCATCCTCATACATTTAAAATGAATATGCGGACATTTTTCGAAACCCAACTTCGAGCACGGACGACAACGTATTTCATTTATTTCAATAATTTTACTTTTCGCTCCCGGAAGATAGGGATACATGCCGAATGCAGGAACAGTGTTTCCCCAAAGCGAAATTATATCTTTTTTAAATGCAGCGGCAATGTGCATTAAGCCGGTATCGTTAGTGATTATTTTTTTTGCCTGCTTTACAATTGATGCCGATTGATTTATATTATATTTTCCGCAGGCGTTGAAAATGTTGTCTCCAACTGCTTCTGCAATTTGTTCACCTTTTTCAAAATCATTCTTACCTCCGAGAATAATTACAGGGTAATTTATTTTTTTACAAACGGAAATTATTTTTTCAACAGGAAAACATTTTGTGTTTTGTAATCCACCGATGACAAAACCGATATAACCACCTCTGAAATTTTGAGGTAATCTCTTCAAATCAATTTCATCAGTTTGCGAAATAAAATAGTCGAGACCAGCGTTGTCATTTGTTATTCCGAGAAATTTAACTGCATTAAAATATCTATCAATAATATGAATTTTGGGAAGAATGTTAATTTTAAAATTAACATAAATCCATTTTTCAATATTAAGTTTATCGAAGCTATGCGATAGTTTCCGCAAATTACGTTTGACAAAAAAAGACCTGAGGTTATGATGTAAATCAATTATGTGTGTGTAATTTTCATTTTTTAAATCTTCTATTACTTCAGATATGTTTTTTTCAATATAGTAAAATTTATCTATGTAAAGATTGTTTTCAAGTATTTCCGAATATTTCTTTTTTGTTAAAAAATGAATTTCGATATTATTCAATTGTTTTTTCAAACATCTAATAACAGGTGTTGCGAGAACAATATCCCCAATTGAACTAAATCGTATTATTAATAATTTTTCCAGTTGAAGTTTATTAATTGTAAAAACAGAAATTGAAATTATTTCGGAACATAATGTGTTTCTGTTTCAATGCCTGGTATATTTGTGTCTTCAAGCCACAGCTCTTTATTTTTTAATCTTAAAATTTTATAAACAGTTGATGAACTTGTAAAAATCACTAAATTTTCTTTTGTATTTTCCAAATCCCATGTTCCCTGTGATGTAATGCCTAAAACGTTTGTGTAAAAATATCCGCCGTTGCTTTTGAATTCATAAGTTTCATTTTCCCAGTCGGCACTCCTTGTTACTTCAACGGAATTTTCAAACTTTCTATCAATTTTCCATTTATTAGCAACTCTGTATTTTTTCGGCATAAAGCTGATTCGCGGACCATCATTATATTTTTTGCAACCAATAAAAGTTAAAGAAATTGCAAAAAATAAAACTATTAAAAATTTGAAATTTCTCATAACTAATTATTTCTTTAAATAATAAATTTCATTTGGT from Bacteroidales bacterium encodes:
- the tnpA gene encoding IS200/IS605 family transposase; the protein is MSEHIFKRHNKTLLLYHMVFPVKYRREAISSKVEQTIVEVGKGISARYEIYFVEIGADEDHIHFLIQSVPKISVEIIVRTVKSIMAKEIFRIHPEVKQILWGGNFWTSGYYANTVGQYGNEEVIKKYLREQGKGKEYKQLYRGQLKLFDV
- a CDS encoding 6-carboxytetrahydropterin synthase, with the translated sequence MSIIRITKKFEFEMAHALAGYNGLCRNIHGHSYKLFVTVKGEPETAPDSPKDGMVFDFSELKKIIQKEIIEKFDHALVLNEKINSDDIFKTSEMFGNIILVDFQPTCENLLNDFAFRIKKIIPKNISLHSLKLCETSTSFAEWFAKDNL
- a CDS encoding C1 family peptidase produces the protein MRKILLITAILFSAGVIAQNAKRDKGVLLESKPGYWKNDILPGVEKYQQQINPPKINFNFKADFSGIDFPNNIDLYKKQWHTPPISQGATGTCWCFSATSFFETEIYRLTKQEIKLSEIYTVYWEYVEKARRYVREKGNSAIGEGSEANAVIRIWKTYGVVPYSSYSGMLQGQLFHAHDKMREEIKSYLQSVKAANAWNEEAVVETIKNILNSYLGIPPTKVVVDGKEMTPQEYLKNVLKINPDDYVFVVSLMEKPFWEQMELPVSDNWWHSKEYYNVPIYDYMKILKQTVKAGYTVAIGGDVSEAGYDTQKQIAVIPTFDIPSDYIDDYSRQFRFSNGTTGDDHGLHLIGYYEKDGKDWYLIKDSGSGSRNNDKNDKNFGYFFYHEDYVKLKMLYFMVHKDMFKDYLSEFKK
- the pyrI gene encoding aspartate carbamoyltransferase regulatory subunit; its protein translation is MKEFVVKAIDNGTVIDHIPSENVFNVIRILNLENFDNQILFGTNLESKKLGLKGIIKMRNKYFEKDEINKIAIFAPQATLIKIKEYQIIEKTTVTLPEKIEAIVKCFNPNCITNSENITTKFTVLDKVDVKLLCHYCEKITDKENFIISK
- the pyrB gene encoding aspartate carbamoyltransferase, whose protein sequence is MSLKNRSLVSINDFTKEEQLQVLELARFFEKNPVQDILNNKVVATLFFEPSTRTRLSFESAVSRLGGKIIGFTDATSSSLQKGESFRDTIKTVSNYSDLIVMRHPKEGSARFASEVSSVPIINAGDGANQHPTQTLLDLFTINQTQGKLDNQHIAFVGDLKYGRTVHSLVMALCNFNCTFHLVSPLELKLPSSVKFHINESKQKYFQYTRIEDVIKNVDILYMTRIQKERFSDPIDYEKIKNSYILKNDMLAGTKENLKILHPLPRVNEINEDVDNSAKAYYFQQAMNGVYVRQALMSLIFGVK
- a CDS encoding cyclic 2,3-diphosphoglycerate synthase — encoded protein: MAKRNVIIIGAAGRDFHNFNTYFRSNVDFNVLAFTAAQIPDINDRRYPAELSGKLYPKGIPIYDEKFLPELIKNLKIDDCVFAYSDVTYTHVMHTSAIVNQAGANFILLGPRETQLKSSKPVISVCAVRTGCGKSQTSRRVIEILMSKGLKVVAVRHPMPYGDIAKQKVQRFAKVEDLKKHNCTIEEMEEYEPHVVRGNVIYAGVDYEAILRQAEKEADIILWDGGNNDFSFYKSDLAITIVDPHRPGHELSYYPGELTLRLADVVVINKIDSADANNINIVRENVAKINPNALVVDGASPITVEKPQLIRGKRVLVIEDGPTLTHGEMKIGAGIVAARKFGAKEIIDPRPFVTGKLAETFRIYPNIGTVLPAMGYGQQQIKDLETTINKSNAESVIIATPIDLNRILKIKKPSTRVSYELQEIGKPDLDDIVSDFLFKQKIKFKK
- a CDS encoding aminoacyl-histidine dipeptidase — protein: MIMSTILKKLQPEKVWEYFEEICNIPRPSKKEEKIISYLLEFGKKFNLETKKDDVGNVLIKKPATKGNEKKKTVILQSHVDMVCEKNSDVQHNFETDAIAPYIDGGWLKAKGTTLGADNGIGVAASLAVLASNDIEHGNIECLFTVDEETGLTGAFNLKPDFLKGNILLNLDSEDEDQIFIGCAGGKQTSIKMNYNKESFPQNYIAFKISVTGLQGGHSGGDIHLGRGNSIKILNRLLWNLSNLYKIRILNIEGGNLHNAIPREAFATIAVSENEKNKLIEYITSYNKIIKEEFSVTDNKVEISCISCNNPFQVIDLKTQNNLLNSLYACPNGVIAMSADIPGLVETSTNLATVKTFENEIEIVASQRSSVESSKQDIADMVEATFRLTNAKIEQGDGYPGWKPNTKSEILNITKTSFVKVLKYEPKILAIHAGLECGVIGEKYPGMDMISFGPTMRDVHSPDEKLEIKSVNNFWLLLLEVLKNIP
- a CDS encoding glycosyltransferase family 9 protein; translated protein: MNNIEIHFLTKKKYSEILENNLYIDKFYYIEKNISEVIEDLKNENYTHIIDLHHNLRSFFVKRNLRKLSHSFDKLNIEKWIYVNFKINILPKIHIIDRYFNAVKFLGITNDNAGLDYFISQTDEIDLKRLPQNFRGGYIGFVIGGLQNTKCFPVEKIISVCKKINYPVIILGGKNDFEKGEQIAEAVGDNIFNACGKYNINQSASIVKQAKKIITNDTGLMHIAAAFKKDIISLWGNTVPAFGMYPYLPGAKSKIIEINEIRCRPCSKLGFEKCPHIHFKCMRMLDEEEIIRALELY